In Toxoplasma gondii ME49 chromosome V, whole genome shotgun sequence, the DNA window CAGAAGACATGTTCATCACCCGCAGAGTTTACATGGTTCGGCATTTCACAAATGGCACTGCGGTTGTCCGGCTGGTTTGCTCGTGAGTAGAAAAGCTGGAGGTACAGGAGAGATACAGGCCGCTCATATAGGGACACTCGTGGGGTGaattcgccttccttctaGTCCATAACTGATGCATTTCCTTCTAAAAGAACCCTTATGTGTGCAGATTAGGAAGCATAAACTTGAACGCTTGCTGGTTGTCCTCATGGCCAGTATCATGTGTTGCTCCATAGGGTGCTCGATAGGTAAGCGGTGATAGAACGTTACAGTGCCACAACGTTGTGTTGATCGTCATTGACAGTTCTTGCGCCGGCTCTGTTTTTaccgtttcttcttgtcagagtccttttctctccactcatAGTTGAAACAGCAGCTCCTAGGTGGCTGTCTCTCGttgtgtgcatgtgcgtgcATTTCCAGTCGCCGTGTCTCTCCCCATTTCGTATCGTTTCGTAACGACTGACTCTGCGCCCCGAATGCGACACCATGTCTGTGCTTCGTTGCCATAACTCACCCTTTTCGTTTGCGCGTGCGCGTCTGTGCTCGCTGTAAGTACGAGAAATAACAGTAATCCATACATTCCACCTAGAACACACCCGATGTGGAGTAAAGTTAATTTCGTAAGATGAGGAAATCCAACACGTTTGGCTGTCTTAAAATCCCATCATGTGGATCGGGGATAGGCATATCGAAACACCGCTAGACGAGCGACACTCAGGACAAAAACAACACAGAGAACTCGGCACTACCGGCGTAGTCCTCTACGTTCATGCGCGCAGTTGCAGGCACAGTTGACGGGATCAAGGGCCCGAAGTCGCGACAGGAATTCAAGCTACCTTGCGATCGATAACAACGGGAGGAAGGTCGAACGCGAGGGAAAGGACAAGGAGAGCAACAGAATGCTACCAAGCAGCAGCACAGTGACAGCAAAGACCGACAGAGTCGACGAGTTTGCCGGTAGACGCAAGCGGGCCAGTAACTGCGAGAACTCAGAAGGCAATTCAAGTGGAAGCACGTCACTCCCTCCAGCAACTGAAGGTCGTGAATTAGGGACCTGTCTGTTTTCATTTGGGTTACGAATCTTTCGTGAAACAGACACAAGCGTTACGCGAGAGCGGTACTGAGTAGGCTGCTACCACGGTCAGAAGGTTTGCTGTCTGTTAATCGTCTTCTGTTACCCTTCTTAATGAAGAGGAATGTGGAGTTTGCTGAGAGGCCGGTCCAACGCGTGAAAACAAGAGGTGGTTTACAGTAAAAACGCCGTGCATACCCATACCGGAAAGCTGTGTGTCAGTGAACCGCATGCATTTTCTCTTACCAAACCCGTGTCAGCTAACCaaccgagaggaagacaaaacGTAGAAGCGGGCGTACGtacgtacatacacatatatttatTTCCAAAAAGAACATCCAGAAATTAAGAAAATCACTTGTTTACTGTCGAAGCTGCTGTCACTCTCGTCTTGTGGCGAGGCGGGAGCTTCGTCTGCGGAGACGTTTAAATCGCTTTTCTATTGTCCTACACAGGTATGTTGTCACCGAGACGGCATTTCCACGTTAGGCTTTGTACACAAAGGCGCTTGTGTACGTACCAAAAAAGTCTGTCGTTGTGACCCAGATACCTTGATGAAATTAGCTGtttcagagaagaagcgaccaGCTTCACACCACACGCATGTACGCTGTGCCCCTCTCCACCCGACCTCGCCTTTGCATgtcatgcatgcaggcacgCGTATGCACAAACGGAAGAGGGTGACATGTAGACCCTTTGGTATGGATTTGTACACTATGTCTATGAGTCACTATCCGAAAGCACATCGCTGCCAAGCTCGTCGTAGTGCACGTAGTGCCGCAGCTGGTCTAGGAGCATCCCTGGAACACCTGAGGAACAGTCGTGCGAAACGCCGCCGAAACATAGTTATAGGAAGGAtagaaaagagaaaatgcTGCGCACAGTGGAACCGAGAGATACAAAACTGCAAGTTGACAATGGAATCGCATGCGGTTGAACGCccggggaaggcgagacaatCAGGTTAgggtctcttctctggcATGCAATCTAGTGCGCATATTCACTTCTATGGCGACACAGGTTACCGGCACTTGCccgttgtctcctttcgttgTTGATTTCGTGAGCTTGAAGTCTATCTCTGaatcttctgtttccttcccaCGAACCCCTCTGTCATTTTGGGATTTCACTCCCTCAGGCGGCCGCCAAAAGTCTACTCTCACTCCGTCTTTCTGAAACGAAAGCGTACCTCTGCTACTTTCTGTCGACTCAACCCCTTCGCTTCGTTCGCgcgctctccctcttcttctgtcccgCCCGCGTCGAAAGCGCGAGCCGGACGACGCAGTAGCATTCCCCcgatcgtcttcttcctcttcgcttccgtctCTGGGCCTCTCAACTCCCCGCTGGGCATCTCCACGTCGCCTCTCAGGggacgcagaaggcgaccGAGGACTCCGACGAGAGCCTAAcatgtctctgtctctctccgttcttcctcgctccccGGAAGTGGGGGGCGCAGGCACGGAGGGTCGAGCGCTGGAGGACGAGggggaagacagcgaaggcgtagacgagggaagcagtgcatgcgcccgTTTGAACGGAAACGTCACAAAGGCTGAGAAATTTGACCGACAAATCGGGCACCGTTCCTGGTGcagcgaacggagacagtcAAAGCAGAGCGAGCAGTGCCTGCGAACAGAGACGACAGGACGTCTCAGAAACAAGTGACCACGCCGTGGTGAAGCAATTTCCGGTCCAAGCACAGAGAGGACACCACAGAGGtaggaaaaggcgaaaggcATAGAatgacagaagaaggaaaacaaattCAACGATATCCCCACTGGTAACATTACCGAGCGATTCTCGAACTCTCATGACCGCCTCCGGGCAGCGTAGCTCCTCCCGTGGGTCGAATGGACttgagaaacagaaacagtgATGTACCTTACTCCAGATGATGGCGGCGACCCTTCAACTTTGCCTACTTTTGTCTCACCTGCAGGGGTACAGCATCACGTCTTTCGCGTTCGTCATACAAACCAAgcattctgtctctccgccaATCGTATCTCCTTCTTCAAGTCCATACACGTCTAGGCGCTCTTGCGCTCTCATGAGGCCGCCGCCCAGAACGACCTCCTTTGCCAACTCAAGGCCGAGAGAGGATGAGTTCTGCGGACTTCTACGGAGGATGAGAACGTGTGTAGAAGCCTAAGAACGAGAAGCACGAAAAACAGCAACATTCATCACTACACATAACAAAGTCCGTGTCGTATAGTTTTCACAGATTTGCGTCAATCTTTCCCTTAAGCTACGTACATCCGCGTCCACGAAAACGCAGGCGCCTCTCCACCTACCGACCTACGTGTGTAATACGCATGTGAACCATGACGCTACTAGATCtggagcagaggaaggctACGTCACGATCCTTCATTACACGATCaggtttttgtgttttcagCACTACCACGTAAAAACGCTTGTCGCATCGTTCGCCCTCCTCACCTCGGATACGGACACAGCGCCGAGATGGCCCACCTCGCTCATGCGCTGATGCTGCAAAAACAGACGACACCCCAGAACGCCGTCTCTTTATTTCTCCCTCACTCCACACGCACAACACAGGCACGAGTCACCAGAAGGATTAAGAAGGCGCACTTTGTACTTGTGATTTGAACTACGAGTGTTGACAGCGCCATCGTAGCGTCTCTTCCCCGAACAGGCGACATCACgggaagacgcatgcagaagcaaaGCCGTATATATGAACACCCAAGGCTTCCACACAAGCTGTACATGTGCCTTAATATTCGCTTGGGAACCAACAAACGCTTACTGaatgcgagagaagagaagcaacgaCAATCAATGGAAGCTCGGCTCTGTCTTCAACGCTTGGTGCGTCGGCGGTCTCCACTGGCGCAAAGCTGCCCAGCGTTGCCTTCTGCAGAATTCATGGAGCCCCAAatgcacagacagagaaaaataCAGAACTTGACTTGGTGGTGTGCCGACAGGGTTcgggaaaaagacaaagcgGCGAAACGAAAATCCGGAAAGCAAACATATTCAAGATATCTAAGCCGGCAGTCCAACTCGTTTTTCCATTCTCATTTCGACTGATGCAGATACggtgccttctctcccttgacGTGACCAGAGATGCGGAAAAGCCTGACCTCAAAACGTCTGGAGGCGACTGAGACACAGAATGAGCTTCCTTTACGCAGATTGTCGTCTCGTGGTTTTGTTCAGTTGGTGAGCAGACTGAAGCGGCAAAACAGCAAACCCCCACTATCGTCCGGCACAGTTCACGTTGCGAAATATGTTTCCCTTCCGTGTCCTCTTGAAAACGCTCCCATGCTTTCCTCACATCTGGTTTTGTGGTATCCTTGcccgccttcttccgctttttAAGAGGCCACTCACCGGATCCAAAGGAGAAATCCGCACGCGCTGATTCATACCAGCTTCTATTCTGCAACAGAGATAAAAAACTGCGCCCGCTCGACACGCatggaaagagaggaacgaaagcCATCAGAGAATAACAAACTATCACTCTAACGAGGACTGAGTCGTCTCTCAGAACCTGAAGTACACTTGTCGCGGATTTGCGTGgacgaaaaacaagaagaaaggaagccgcgaagagacagaggcgcatAGCTCGACAGAGCCTGGATGCTCGACAGCAACAGCCACTAAGTTCCTCGACAagggaaaaacgaagaaagaacgaacaGGGAAGGACGCTTGAAGGGATATAACTAtaagatgcatgcatatatgacTCGTACATTCACACACAAGTttacgtatatgtatgtatatatatatatatataaacaaaTATAATGCAGtacataaatatgtatatagttACATGGATCAGAAACACTTTTGGCAGATGGGTTCAAGGTAACGGATTTCTTCCCGCTCACCTGACTTCAGCAGATCGCAGGCGATATTCGGAAGATGTAAGGAGAggcggggaagagagaggagctcCAGTGCTTCCACCCTGCTCTGACAATGACAGTCTCTCGCCCTCCCTCTCCCTGTCCGGCCCCGATGACGCCTGCCCTGAATCAcaccgaaaaaaagaaaggaatcCGAATAAAAAGTGAAGCAGCGGATCTAGCGCCATACAAACCACACGAATCAGCAGCCAGACAAAGGGAAAGCATTCTCTCGCCTAAGCAACAGAACGCCTGCGGACACGGAGCGGCTTGAGCACCGCATGCGTCGCAGGACAACCGCACACTCGAACGAAGCTTAGATTCGCAAATCTGAAAAAACTGCACGTTACTTCTTTGGACTTGCGTGACCCCGAAAGGGTATCTCGAACGTGGTGCCTCTGGAGTCTtctgtcctcgccttcgtcggtGTCTCTGGGCTGCACTtaccttctctcccttctaactcgagaagagaacgcgaggcaTCGGGGTGGACGGCAGAACGTCGTGTGGgccgagaggaagcaagacgGCGCACGCCGAAGATTCTCCGAAGAGAGCGCGGAAGGTGGAGAGGCCCGTCGAGACTTCCCAGGCAAATGCTCACTTCGTCTGCCTTTTTGGTGAGCTGAGAAGGCGGGAAAAAgcacgaaggagaaacagcggCAAGCCGACCTCCAGCGCACAGCGAACGCCCAGAGCCCGCATGTGAAGCGCATcagagacgagcagaaggaggGCAACCCTAAGGCCCGAGGAAATACACGAGATCTGTTGAATCGTGTGAGATCGCAAAAGGCCCCAGTGAGCAATCACAGccatttctctctgttcctccgATTCCACTTTGCCCTCTCCGGTCTCTCCTGCGTTCGTCGTGTTTTTTCATTCGTACGTTTTTGTCCTGTTTCCTTTCGTGGACTCCAACGAGACGTGCACCGCCTGCCCCTATACACAGTGCCGTACCGCATCactgtcctcttctctggcATCCTTCTGTCCTAActgttctctgttcttcaccttcctcttcgttctctcgttATACTCatctccctcgcttcccgTTTTTTCGTCTCAAGTTCCCCTCACCCTTCTCCGTGGCATCGccgcctcccttcttcgtcctctctcccttgtgCCTCTGACCTCGCCTTGACTTCGCCTTGTTCGTTCCAcgatctctctccctcctcgccCTCCTGTGGCTCACACCGACTCTTCTGTTGGCaccctctcctttctctttctcgttaAAGTCCTCTGTCACTCACCGCTTTCTGCAGCGCACGTGCATCAACTCCCCAGTAAACGATGACCGTCGCTgcgtcgcatgcatcgacgACCAATTCGACGTCTCCCCGGCCCCCCGGCCCGACAGCCAGAGCCACTGCCGtccctttctgctcttcgctCGTTCCTCGTGCATCCCCGCCGCTTGTGGCGAGTCTGAATCTGCTGTCGGTCTGCCGGTCCTCGCCGTGAGAaggcaggaaagaaaacgaaggagaggcatgcgacgaagcagaagaagaaagaggaaccgAAGAgccagacggagacgaggtgcagggaagaaagagaacagacTTCGTTTGAGCAGCTACGCGAACCCGGAGAatggcgagaggcgaggcgggATTGTAATTCCGGACAAGCTTCTCAAAGTGGATGCGAAAGAGACGCTGCAGGTCCTCCGAATATCCTGCGAGCCCACGAAGATGCAGAGGGTGCTGCGCcaaaacaaaaaacgcatgcgacaAACCGAGTAGCACCCCGCGTTTTCGTCCTTCATCATGCACTGACAAACCACGCGGAGTCTGGCCGTGGCGACGATGAGGCCTGGCAACGCCGGTGAACGCTTTTTTGGGGAGAACCGataagaaagagaagacgaaagagacgctGATCATCTCGACGCTCACAGAGCAGGCTGCTTTTGGAACTGTGCCACGGCGCTAAAACATCAGCGTGTGGAGGGAAGAcccggagagaaaaagacagatcACTTGCGTCCGGGAGCGTttgaaacagaaaagagacggcTCTCCCGGTAGCCCACGCAGTGTCACTGCCAGACACGAGTCGCGAAACAACTGAAGCGAGACTTTCCGGATCCAAGACCTTTATATGTGCTGCTCATGACCGCTTCGCTCGGGAGCTACAATTCCCGATGCACACGGAAGTGCATTTGCAAACTCGAGTTCCAATTCTAGGAGAGTGTCAGAACCTCGGTGCTTGGTAGTTCTGTTGCAGATATGCACGAGGTGCTTGGTCGCTCAACAGGCGAAGTTACGCTATGGATAACAGTGGCAACAGGACCTACCGGTCCTCCCCCAACGAAACTTCAACATGAAAAGACTTTACAACGGTGTTGACACAGGATTTAGCTAGCGAGCGATGGTGGACCGTCCCGGGGAAAACACGTACGGTCGGTTCCGCATGTCGAGAGTCCGTCTGTTCTTTTTGAGAATTGGGCCATCATCTTTCATTTAAAACTGTGTAAGGAAGCACAAAAAGCACAGAACTACTCCGCGCAGGCGCACAAAACCGTCAGGATGTGCCACCGGATgcggaacagagaaaaggggagaaaaagagacgacgaagacacaTGCTTTGGCCCTTTTGAGAGCTTCAGGGAGCATACCTGTTGAACGGCGAACTGGCGTCGAACTTTGTCCGCTTTGACAAGCCGTCTAAGGAGATGGATCAgccaaagaagaagcaggatGCCGGCAAGGACGCAGAGAGTGTTGTGCAAGCCTGGTGAGATTTCCGAGGCCGCTAGCAGAGAGCGATGCGACACAACAGGCGCCCTGACGCTGTCGTGCCATATCggttctcttcgcttcccttcgtcgaccaaagagaaagaagaaagtaGTGAGGCTGAGAAAGCCGCGTCTGCCATCTTGGAGACCACACgcgacggaagaagacggagtgGACCTGTACTTATTTCCTGTTCTTTCCAGCAATTATCGTTTTCCCTGAATCTCATGC includes these proteins:
- a CDS encoding hypothetical protein (encoded by transcript TGME49_220570~Predicted trans-membrane domain (TMHMM2.0):78-101); translated protein: MRFRENDNCWKEQEISTGPLRLLPSRVVSKMADAAFSASLLSSFSLVDEGKRREPIWHDSVRAPVVSHRSLLAASEISPGLHNTLCVLAGILLLLWLIHLLRRLVKADKVRRQFAVQQHPLHLRGLAGYSEDLQRLFRIHFEKLVRNYNPASPLAILRVRVAAQTKSVLFLPCTSSPSGSSVPLSSSASSHASPSFSFLPSHGEDRQTDSRFRLATSGGDARGTSEEQKGTAVALAVGPGGRGDVELVVDACDAATVIVYWGVDARALQKALTKKADEVSICLGSLDGPLHLPRSLRRIFGVRRLASSRPTRRSAVHPDASRSLLELEGREGQASSGPDREREGERLSLSEQGGSTGAPLSSPPLLTSSEYRLRSAEVRIEAGMNQRVRISPLDPKATLGSFAPVETADAPSVEDRAELPLIVVASLLSHSHQRMSEVGHLGAVSVSEASTHVLILRRSPQNSSSLGLELAKEVVLGGGLMRAQERLDVYGLEEGDTIGGETECLVCMTNAKDVMLYPCRHCSLCFDCLRSLHQERCPICRSNFSAFVTFPFKRAHALLPSSTPSLSSPSSSSARPSVPAPPTSGERGRTERDRDMLGSRRSPRSPSASPERRRGDAQRGVERPRDGSEEEEDDRGNATASSGSRFRRGRDRRRGRARERSEGVESTESSRGVPGMLLDQLRHYVHYDELGSDVLSDSDS